The Astyanax mexicanus isolate ESR-SI-001 chromosome 4, AstMex3_surface, whole genome shotgun sequence genome segment ATTGTTACTGTTCATGCCAAACAGATTGGACAGAACTGATTCATAACATCTATATTCAATTATGAAAGAAAACATGATTTTAATATTATCAGTGCatttattgacaaaaaaacatttaattaaaacttTAAAGGTGTGAATGTTATGATaatgtaagtgattacaatattagagttaAAGTTTATTAAGGAAAACGGTGCAATTTAAAGGAAATATGGTTAGAAATGAAAgtgtacaggttctgtatggcatcctgcaacACATTTGCCCACATatattgcagctgggcctgtagatcctacaCATTTACAGATTGCCAAAGCTGGAAACCCAGCTGGTCCCTTTTTTGGTCAATTATTTTTTGTCAGTGAATGTTTACTCCCCTGTTTAACCCTGATTTACACGCTTGTGTTTTCAGGCAAATGACCCAAACCTGACTCGCAAACCCAGAGAAATGTGGAACATAACTGTCCATGCTTTGGTGCACCTTGGAGCAATTCTAGTGGTGGATGTGTTCTTCCATTTCCTGTACATTTTGACCATCCCTAGTGACATGAAGCTGGTGAAAGACCTCTCTGACTGGTCTTTGGGTCAGTTATTTTAATCCAAATAAGCATTTTTTATAGGTTATCAATAGAGGTGGACTAACCAATGACTTCTTCTTTTCAACGTTTCAGCTGGATTGGCCTACTCAAACCTGGTGTATGACTGGGTGAAAGCAGCGGTCATGTTCGGTGTTATCAATACCGTATCACGACTCGATCACCTGGACCCTCCTCAGCCCCCTAAATGTATCACCATGCTGTACGTCTTTGCTGAAACGTAAGTATACACACTCTATGTCTCTTGCACTTAGTGGGTTTATTcttgttttaattttagtttgaatcaattttattgctttattttctcttttaatccaTGTTTGCTGTAAATGCTGAAGTCTTTATATGGAAATCAGTTTACTCAGAGGCCATCTTGGCAACTTTATCTAATCATACAAGACCAGCCCCCTTTCTGTTTGAATGCAGAGAGACCAATGTCTAATTACCAGttaaacaacatattttacatcactggtTAAATAAGGCAAAACCCTCATAAACAGTTTGTAAAGTTTAACTCAAAAATGCACCAAAAAACTCATTGTGGCTACTGCACctgtgcagatctccacagccCACCAGCACCCTGTCTCTTCTCCGCTCTCCAGCACAAGCAACAGGCACCATGATTAAAAATCCCATTATGAGAAATCCCATTCATACTGTAATCAGTGGCTTGTTTTCTCTTTAATAAGTCTCTGGTTACATCTAGTGTATTTTCAGCTGAAAATAAAGTTAGTTTGATTGCAtaatttattaattgattgaAAATTGTGATAGTTTTTCCTGACCACATTGTGCTTTCTGTcctacaggcactttgacagagGAATTAATGACTGGTTGTGCAAGTGAGTACTATCTtagtttaaatttacatttatatgtatGGAATTTGGTAGATTCTCTTATATAGATACTCACATTTAATTTATGTTTCACAGGTAGGATAATATAGTTAGAAGTCTTGCTTAAGAGTTGTGTACTACCCTTGCCTAAAGTTAAGGCAAAAGTCCGAATGGAGTGGTGGGGTAACCAATGATAATACTATGGTAACCCAAACCCATTTAGCTTGGATAAAGGCTTATGTATATATCAAGAAACTCTGATCTGTATCAGGTCCTTAAAATAACTATTTACAGTGATTCAGTATGATGAAACAGTCAATAAACCATTTTTACTACTGCATAAAACCCATTCTTTTGAGATTTGAATTTTTACAAAACCTACACTTTACAAtgtgtttctattttttatagCAAAATTCCCAGTAAATCACCGCCATACTGCTCAAGTGTAATGTGAAGACCTGGATGTGTTTTTAGTGGCTTGAGATTAGAATATAtgcacctttaaaaaaataataaataaattttgacAACAAACATGTCCTGGCTGATCGACTACATCGATTTACGTCTATTCAAACTATTACTTTCAATGTACTCATTCTTTTTTTACCGTTAAGGTACGTGTATGACTACATCGGAGGCAACCATGATGGAATCTTCAAGGAACTGGTTGCCACAATCTGCACCTTTGCCGTCACAACTCTTTGGCTCGGACCCTGTGAGCTGGTTTACATCTGGTCCTTCTTCAACTGCTTCGGCCTGAACTTTGAGCTGTGGGTGGCTAAGCTCTTCTCTTTGCCACCGCTGTCTACGATTGAGGTAGGACTCCTGAAACATCTTGAGTTGTAACTCCTGTCAATCAAAAGGCAGCCTGATCCTTCATGATGGACTAAGTGGAGTGTCTGTCCTGAGTTGTCCTAGAGAAGTCCTAGAGCCTAATTAGAAATGTACATAAAATCCCATTAACAGTAATTTCAATGGCATCCCTCAAAGAAGCATTCAATACAGAGTGAAGATCAATAGAGCAAGCATTGTTTCCATATTATATTGTTGGGTTTTTTATTATAGGGTATTATGTCTGAGGCGATGTCACGCCGTATCAGGGGACTGTTCAACGCTGTCAACTTCTGGCAAATCATTCTTTATAACGTCCTGGCCCTGAACAGTTTGGACTTCGCTAAGCTGGTGGCCAAAAGACTGCTTTTCAAGGGTAAGTGGCATGTTTAAATGTGATGCAAACATGCAAAATAGTTTAGAAGCATTGCAAAAAAGCAAGCAATggttatatatacactatatggagataagtattgagacacctgatcattctttatttattctgaaaTTGGAGGAAGGAATTgatcctattttttttctttactgtccaGGGAATGCTTTCTACTAGACTTTGTTAAGCATTGCCCGTTGCTTTGAGgattgattgcattcagaaatAAGAGTGTtgatgaggtcaggatgttgaatgttCACCACTCTCTCatttcatccccaactcatccaaaaTGTATTTGATGGAGCATCATTCCATAATTTTAGAGAACACAGTGCATTCCAATGCTTCTCATATCAAAGCTAggggctttatactcctctagccTATTGGAAACATTTGATCACACAGTATAGCTTAAGGTAGTGTGGCTTGAGacatgtactgtacatatttgatgtaatgcatttttttgttctttctccaGGCTTCCCTCTGTCCACtctctctgtgctgtttgtgACCTACTGTGGCATCCAGCTGATCAAGGAGCGAGAGCGCAAACTGGCTCTGCTGGAGGAGCCGGAACCGGA includes the following:
- the hhatla gene encoding hedgehog acyltransferase like, a isoform X2 → MGIKTALPRTELYLYTAVLALALGWAGSWIIEASSENVNRKSFKESIKPGWHYFGRKMDVTDFEWAMWFTTFRNHILFALAGHVIFAKICSMISPKHRSLIYMLYGCLTVLIIMGWTYISLILSHCIVLYSVALIKRKWLCFVAGLTSLATFKMEPFVSWQAGFVTGTFQLQDILFYGGCAFSIMRCMSFALENCEKKDGSYSFMDLIKYNFYLPFFFFGPIMTFDQFHVQANDPNLTRKPREMWNITVHALVHLGAILVVDVFFHFLYILTIPSDMKLVKDLSDWSLAGLAYSNLVYDWVKAAVMFGVINTVSRLDHLDPPQPPKCITMLYVFAETHFDRGINDWLCKYVYDYIGGNHDGIFKELVATICTFAVTTLWLGPCELVYIWSFFNCFGLNFELWVAKLFSLPPLSTIEGIMSEAMSRRIRGLFNAVNFWQIILYNVLALNSLDFAKLVAKRLLFKGFPLSTLSVLFVTYCGIQLIKERERKLALLEEPEPEPVKPKTE
- the hhatla gene encoding hedgehog acyltransferase like, a isoform X1, which gives rise to MGIKTALPRTELYLYTAVLALALGWAGSWIIEASSENVNRKSFKESIKPGWHYFGRKMDVTDFEWAMWFTTFRNHILFALAGHVIFAKICSMISPKIGVVGGKHRSLIYMLYGCLTVLIIMGWTYISLILSHCIVLYSVALIKRKWLCFVAGLTSLATFKMEPFVSWQAGFVTGTFQLQDILFYGGCAFSIMRCMSFALENCEKKDGSYSFMDLIKYNFYLPFFFFGPIMTFDQFHVQANDPNLTRKPREMWNITVHALVHLGAILVVDVFFHFLYILTIPSDMKLVKDLSDWSLAGLAYSNLVYDWVKAAVMFGVINTVSRLDHLDPPQPPKCITMLYVFAETHFDRGINDWLCKYVYDYIGGNHDGIFKELVATICTFAVTTLWLGPCELVYIWSFFNCFGLNFELWVAKLFSLPPLSTIEGIMSEAMSRRIRGLFNAVNFWQIILYNVLALNSLDFAKLVAKRLLFKGFPLSTLSVLFVTYCGIQLIKERERKLALLEEPEPEPVKPKTE